From the Actinomadura luzonensis genome, the window GGGTACGGCTCGTCGTAGGCGCCGGGCCGCTCCCCCAGCGCCGCCCGCCGCTCCTCGGCGTAGGCGTAGGCCGAGCCGAAGGTCACGCTCAGCTCGTTGGCGCCGGCGCGCAGCAGGTGGCGGACGGGGAAGCGGTAGGAGCGGTGCTGGTTGGCCGTGCTCCCGAGGCGGACCCCGTTGAGCGTGACCTCCGCGACCGTGTCGAGCCCCCGGCACACCAGGTCGGTGCGTTCGTGCTCGTCCGGCGACCAGGTGAAGGCGGTGCGGTAGGTCCAGTCCCGGCGGCCGATCCAGGCCAGCCGGCGCTCGTTGTCGTCGAGGTAGGGATCGTCGATGAGGCCGGCGGCGAGCAGGTCGGTGTGCACGCAGCCGGGCACGGTGGCGGGGACCCCGGTGATGAGGTCCGCGGCCTCCTCCGACGACAGGGTCCAGCCGTCGTGCAGCGGACGGTGGTTCAAGAGGTCTCCTTCAGCAGGTCGTCAGCCGGGCGCACGCCACGAAGTGCCCCGGGCCGGCCTCCAGCAGGCCGCCGGAGGCCCCGCGCTCGTGGTAGAGGCAGGTGTCCACGGCGTCGGCGTCGGCCCAGTCCTCGTGCAGGCGCGGCACCGCCGACAGCAGCTCGCGCGTGTAGGGGTGCAGCGGGTCGCCGAAGACCCGCTCCGTCGGGCCCATCTCCACCACCGTGCCCTGGCGCAGTACGATCGTGCGTTCGGCCAGGTAGTTGCCGAGCGACAGGTCGTGGGTGATGTAGAGCACGCCGAGCCCCCTCGTCTTCAGCTCGGCGAGCAGGTTGAGCACGTCGATGCGGGTGCTGGCGTCGAGCATGCTGGTGATCTCGTCGGCCACCAGCAGCTTGATGTCCAGCAGCAGCGCGCGGGCGATGAGCAGGCGCTGGAGCTGGCCGCCGCTGAGCTGGTGGGGGAACTTGCCGAGCACCTGGCCGGGGTCGAGCCGCACGTCGCGGAGCGCCGCGCGGACCCGCTCGTCCCACTCCGGCGCGGGCACGCCGGGATGGTACGAGTCCTTGATCATCGCGAACACCCGGTCGGCCTTGAACACCGGGTTGAACGAGCTGAACGGGTCCTGGAAGATGCCCTGCACGTGCCGGTAGTACTCCTTGCCCGCCCGCGCCGGCCGCCCGTCGTAGGTGATGGAGCCGCTGGTGGCCGGGTTGAGCCCGAGGATCATGCGGCCGATCGTGGACTTGCCGCTGCCGCTCTCCCCGATGAGGGAGACGACCTCGCCGGGCACGACGTCGAAGCTGACGTCCCGCACGGCGGTGACGGTCCGGCCGCCGAACGCGCCGATCCTGAACACCTTGGTGACGTGGTCGAGTCTCAGCATCATGCCTTCCAGCAGGCGACGTGGTGGCCGGGCGCGACCTCGGCCACGGGCGGGTCCGCGGCGCACTCGTCGCCCGCGAGGGGGCAGCGGGCGCGGAAGCGGCAGCCGGCGGGCGGGTCGAGCAGCGACGGCGGGCTGCCCGCGATGCCCTCCAGCCGCCGCTCGGCGTAGCGCACGCCGACCTCGGGCAGCGAGTCGATCAGCAGCCGCGTGTACGGGTGCCGGGGCGCCTTGACGATCACGTCGGCGGGGGCCTTCTCGGCGAGGCGGCCCGCGTACATGACCATGATCGTGTCGGCGATGTGGTGGGTGAGCGCGATGTCGTGGGTGACGAAGATCATGCTCTTGACGTAGCCGCTGTCGCGGAAGCCGAGCAGGGCGCGGGCGACGGCCTTCTGGGTGGAGACGTCGAGCGCGGAGGTGACCTCGTCGGCGATGAGCAGGGACGGGTCGAGCAGCGTGGAGATGACCATGACCATGCGCTGCTTCATGCCGCCCGACAGCTCGATCGGGTAGCGGTCGAGCACCTCGCGCGGCAGCCCGACCTGGTCCATGCGGCGTTCCAGCTCGGCGGTGTCGAGGGCGGCGCCGCGCGAGCGCAGCAGCTCGCCGACCATCTTGCGGATCTTGCGGGTGGGATTGAGCGCGCTCATCGCGTACTGCGGGATGAGCGAGACCTCCGTGAAGCGGAAGGCCGTCATCGCGCGGTCGTCGGCGACGGGCAGCTCCCGCCCGTCGAGGACGACCCGGCCGCCGACGTGGCGCATGCGGCCGTCCATGCGGATGAGGGCCTTGCCGAGGGTGCTCTTGCCGCAGCCGGACTCGCCGACCAGGCCGAGGATCTCGCCGTCGCCGAGCTCGAAGGACATGCCGTCGAGCGCGCGCACGTCGCCCCTGAGCGTCCGGTAGTGCACCTTCAGCTCGCTGACCTGCAGGCTCATGTCTCCCTCAGTTTCGGGTTGAAGACCTCGTCGAGGCCGACGTTGGCCACGTACAGGGCGCCCACGATCGCGGTGATCGCGGCGCCGGGCGGCACGAACCACCACCACATGCCGAGCTGGAGGGCGCTCCACTGGTTGGCGTTCTGCAGCATCAGGCCCAGCGAGACGCCCTCGGTGGGGCCGAGGCCGATGAAGTCGAGCGAGGAGGCGATGAGCACCGAGCCGCCGAACAGCAGGATGAACGTCATGAACAGGTAGCTGCTCATGTTCGGCGCGATCTCCCTGGCGATGATCCGCCCGGTGCCGGAGCCGCTCATCCTGGCCAGGTCCACGAACTCGCGGGTGCGCAGCGAGAACGTCTGCGCCCGGATCGCCCGGGCCGCCCACGGCCACTGCGTCAGCCCGATGAACAGGCCCTGCACGGCCACGCTGCGGATCCCGAGGTAGGCGTTGATGATCAGCAGGACGGCCAGG encodes:
- a CDS encoding ABC transporter ATP-binding protein; this encodes MLRLDHVTKVFRIGAFGGRTVTAVRDVSFDVVPGEVVSLIGESGSGKSTIGRMILGLNPATSGSITYDGRPARAGKEYYRHVQGIFQDPFSSFNPVFKADRVFAMIKDSYHPGVPAPEWDERVRAALRDVRLDPGQVLGKFPHQLSGGQLQRLLIARALLLDIKLLVADEITSMLDASTRIDVLNLLAELKTRGLGVLYITHDLSLGNYLAERTIVLRQGTVVEMGPTERVFGDPLHPYTRELLSAVPRLHEDWADADAVDTCLYHERGASGGLLEAGPGHFVACARLTTC
- a CDS encoding ABC transporter ATP-binding protein yields the protein MSLQVSELKVHYRTLRGDVRALDGMSFELGDGEILGLVGESGCGKSTLGKALIRMDGRMRHVGGRVVLDGRELPVADDRAMTAFRFTEVSLIPQYAMSALNPTRKIRKMVGELLRSRGAALDTAELERRMDQVGLPREVLDRYPIELSGGMKQRMVMVISTLLDPSLLIADEVTSALDVSTQKAVARALLGFRDSGYVKSMIFVTHDIALTHHIADTIMVMYAGRLAEKAPADVIVKAPRHPYTRLLIDSLPEVGVRYAERRLEGIAGSPPSLLDPPAGCRFRARCPLAGDECAADPPVAEVAPGHHVACWKA
- a CDS encoding ABC transporter permease, which translates into the protein MTTIQEAVPREPAAVRREALHFAVRNGKLMTGLVIVLALLLLGLFGPLLTGAAPNEYGPQPMSPPSGAHWLGTTTFGQDIFAQFVHGLRSTFVVGVVGGGIAAVIGMVVGFVAGYRGGILDEVLNMLTNVILVIPTLAVLLIINAYLGIRSVAVQGLFIGLTQWPWAARAIRAQTFSLRTREFVDLARMSGSGTGRIIAREIAPNMSSYLFMTFILLFGGSVLIASSLDFIGLGPTEGVSLGLMLQNANQWSALQLGMWWWFVPPGAAITAIVGALYVANVGLDEVFNPKLRET